One window of the Thermofilum sp. genome contains the following:
- a CDS encoding type II toxin-antitoxin system HicA family toxin: MPRLKVLSGREVVKILSRFGFTIISQKGSHVKLRRILPDGTKQSLTIPLHEELDKGTLKAIYRQALRFIPEEELKPYFYD, translated from the coding sequence ATGCCGAGACTTAAAGTATTGAGTGGGAGAGAAGTAGTCAAAATATTGTCGAGATTCGGGTTTACGATAATTTCTCAAAAAGGTAGTCATGTGAAACTTAGGAGGATCCTACCGGATGGAACAAAACAATCTTTAACTATTCCTCTCCATGAGGAGTTGGATAAGGGAACTTTGAAAGCCATCTACAGGCAAGCCTTAAGATTCATCCCTGAGGAAGAATTGAAACCATACTTTTACGATTAG
- a CDS encoding type II toxin-antitoxin system HicB family antitoxin, producing MKKIIQVRIYKGEKYYVAECVDLPVVSQGKTLDEAVKNIREAISLHLEGEDLSEWDILPGYSILVSIEVPSYAET from the coding sequence ATGAAAAAAATAATACAGGTAAGGATTTACAAAGGAGAAAAGTACTATGTTGCTGAGTGCGTTGACCTGCCAGTTGTCAGCCAGGGTAAAACTCTGGATGAAGCTGTGAAGAACATAAGGGAAGCGATAAGCCTTCATCTTGAGGGGGAGGACTTGAGCGAATGGGATATTCTTCCAGGCTACTCCATTCTAGTCAGCATAGAAGTACCCTCCTATGCCGAGACTTAA